The following are encoded together in the Lathyrus oleraceus cultivar Zhongwan6 chromosome 3, CAAS_Psat_ZW6_1.0, whole genome shotgun sequence genome:
- the LOC127129437 gene encoding probable L-gulonolactone oxidase 6: MKVATRYSHSIPKLVCLDDDYDGVLISTKNLNRVLKIDVEAMTMTVQSGVTLREIINEAAKYEMALPYTPYWWGLTIGGLIGTGAHGSTLWNKGSAVHEHVIHITIVTPADHQDGYAKVRNLTEFHDQEINAARVSLGVLGVISQVTLKLEAMFKRSITYLSKNDSNLGDELISFGKKHEFGDVLWYPSQQKAVYRVDDRVSIDTPGNGLYDFMPFRALPSEIYEIIRSKEEYQERLNIAEGKCHNAKLVTATLAHLSYGLTNHGLPLFEYPIVGFHNRMQASGACLDSWDNHFTSCPWDSRINGEFYHQTTFSIPLSSVTNFIEDVQQLVRLEPMALCGLELYNGILMRYVTASDAYLGKTEDAVDFDFTYYRSKDSLTPRLYEDIIEEIEQIGLFKYGGLPHWGKNRNLAFVRVIKKYNKADKFLEVKDKYDPQGLFSSEWTDQILGLKEGVTILKDGCALEGLCICSQDIHCAPKKNYFCRPGRIYKEARVCRQVEVQTNRKSDMRDEL, from the exons ATGAAAGTAGCAACACGTTACTCTCACAGCATACCAAAACTAGTTTGTCTCGATGATGACTATGATGGAGTTTTAATAAGCACAAAAAACCTCAACCGCGTGTTGAAAATCGATGTAGAAGCCATGACGATGACGGTGCAAAGTGGTGTGACACTGAGAGAGATTATAAATGAAGCTGCAAAATATGAAATGGCATTGCCATATACACCATACTGGTGGGGTTTAACGATTGGTGGACTCATAGGTACTGGTGCTCATGGAAGTACATTGTGGAATAAAGGAAGTGCAGTTCATGAGCATGTTATACATATTACAATTGTTACTCCTGCTGATCATCAAGATGGTTATGCTAAGGTTCGAAATCTTACTGAATTTCACGATCAAGAAATTAATGCAGCCAGAGTTTCTTTAGGAGTTCTCGGAGTTATTTCTCAG GTTACCCTCAAATTGGAAGCCATGTTCAAGAGATCAATTACATATTTGTCAAAAAATGATTCAAATTTAGGGGATGAATTGATTAGTTTTGGAAAAAAGCATGAATTTGGCGATGTACTATGGTATCCAAGTCAACAAAAAGCTGTTTATAGAGTCGATGATCGTGTCTCCATTGATACACCTGGAAATGGCTTATACGATTTCATGCCATTTCGTGCCTTGCCTTCAGAAATATATGAAATTATTAGATCTAAAG AGGAGTATCAAGAAAGATTAAACATAGCTGAAGGGAAGTGTCATAATGCAAAGCTTGTAACTGCAACACTTGCTCACCTTAGTTATGGATTGACTAACCACG GGCTGCCCTTGTTTGAGTATCCTATTGTTGGATTCCACAATCGCATGCAGGCATCGGGAGCATGTTTGGATAGTTGGGATAATCATTTCACCTCGTGTCCATGGGATTCGAGGATAAACGGAGAATTCTACCATCAAACAACGTTTAGTATTCCTTTGTCTAGTGTAACAAATTTCATTGAAGATGTTCAACAACTTGTTAGGTTGGAGCCAATGGCACTGTGTGGCTTAGAATTGTACAATGGAATCCTTATGCGATATGTTACAGCTTCTGATGCATACCTAGGAAAAACAGAGGATGCTGTGGATTTCGATTTTACATATTATCGAAGTAAAGATTCATTGACACCTAGGCTTTATGAAGACATAATTGAAGAGATAGAACAAATCGGATTATTCAAATATGGAGGATTGCCTCATTGGGGAAAAAATAGAAATTTGGCATTTGTGAGAGtgataaaaaaatataataagGCAGATAAATTTTTGGAAGTTAAAGACAAGTATGACCCGCAGGGACTTTTCTCTAGTGAATGGACTGACCAAATTCTTGGACTTAAAGAAGGGGTAACGATATTGAAAGATGGTTGTGCATTAGAAGGATTGTGTATATGCTCACAAGATATTCATTGTGCACCAAAAAAGAATTACTTCTGCAGACCTGGAAGAATTTATAAGGAGGCGAGGGTTTGTCGACAGGTTGAAGTTCAAACCAATAGAAAAAGTGACATGAGGGATGAGTTGTGA